A window of the Enoplosus armatus isolate fEnoArm2 chromosome 5, fEnoArm2.hap1, whole genome shotgun sequence genome harbors these coding sequences:
- the spartb gene encoding spartin b isoform X2, with protein MEKAKQVAFDNARLQVIKDGYERAFECINKGLTLDEAGDKAQALELYKRGRQHLLRAISVPSQGEECVGSSWESARQMQQKMQETLNNITTRLAILETSSDLESAPTLNASSVPGPGATDMSAEGLYPNLPTKKKPERPAPPNPLPANDQAAGAVGGMPACSSEGLPLSPTRQAVLPTEQPPAYSPQAADGHLAISYGTDAGEMSLVGDEFYSRTSNSTPSPQSVGEEGEELLYIPHGVQIFFVTPEGQVSAPSYPGYLRLVKFTSDHSDRMPNRPPAFLQVCDWLYPLLAMDSPVLLCNTGVFMFPDMMAPAPGYYVGVVLSSELPAADRVLFQDLLSRMTDLRVQAPDEAADTINLSQKVAIATPEETAPAETEEDKALPEWSEKVASGILTGASWLSWGLVKGAEFTGKAIHKGASKLREHITPEDKPAHVSPTVTKGLHVAKQATGGAVKVSQFLVDGVCTVAGCVGRELAPHVKKHGGKLIPESMRKDKDGRSNIDGAMVVAASGVQGFATMWTGLEVAAKNITTSVASETVTTVKHKFRGLQNIFDPPNEKKCTGQQQDKPQTTLSILPLMSVSLPSMLTTWGSKLW; from the exons ATGGAGAAAGCTAAACAAGTTGCATTCGACAACGCCAGACTTCAAGTGATCAAAGATGGCTATGAGAGGGCCTTTGAGTGCATCAATAAAGGACTCACTTTAGACGAAGCTGGAGACAAGGCACAGGCCCTGGAGCTCTACAAGCGGGGGCGACAGCACCTCCTCAGGGCCATCAGTGTGCCCTCACAGGGGGAGGAGTGTGTCGGCAGCTCCTGGGAATCAGCCAGACAGATGCAGCAGAAGATGCAGGAGACACTGAACAACATCACCACTCGCCTGGCCATACTAGAGACCAGCTCTGACCTTGAATCTGCACCTACACTGAACGCAAGCAGTGTGCCTGGCCCTGGTGCTACAGACATGTCTGCAGAAGGTCTCTACCCAAATCTTCCCACCAAAAAGAAGCCAGAGAGGCCAGCTCCACCAAACCCACTGCCTGCTAATGACCAAGCAGCAGGAGCTGTAGGAGGCATGCCTGCATGCAGTAGTGAGGGTCTACCTCTCTCACCTACCAGACAGGCTGTGCTTCCAACCGAACAGCCTCCAGCTTACTCTCCTCAGGCGGCTGACGGCCATCTAGCTATCTCATATGGAACAGATGCAGGGGAAATGTCATTGGTTGGTGATGAGTTCTACAGTCGCACATCTAACTCAACACCATCTCCCCAGAGTGTgggtgaagagggagaggagctgctgtATATCCCTCACGGTGTACAGATATTCTTTGTCACGCCTGAAGGGCAGGTGAGCGCCCCGTCGTACCCGGGCTACCTGCGGCTTGTGAAGTTTACTAGTGATCACTCTGACAGAATGCCCAACCGACCACCAGCATTTCTGCag GTGTGTGATTGGCTGTACCCTCTCTTGGCCATGGACTCTCCAGTGTTGCTGTGCAACactggtgtgtttatgtttccGGACATGATGGCGCCAGCTCCAGGCTATTATGTCGGGGTGGTGTTGTCCTctgagctgcctgctgcggACAGAGTGCTGTTCCAGGACCTGCTGTCCCGGATGACAGATCTCAGGGTTCAg GCTCCAGATGAAGCTGCAGACACCATTAATCTCAGTCAGAAGGTGGCCATTGCTACACCCGAGGAGACTGCACCAGCggagacagaggaggataaGGCTCTGCCTGAGTGGAGTGAAAAGGTGGCAAGTGGGATCCTTACAG GTGCGTCCTGGCTAAGCTGGGGCCTGGTGAAGGGAGCTGAGTTCACAGGCAAGGCCATTCACAAAGGAGCATCCAAACTCCGAGAACACATCACTCCAGAGGACAAACCCGCCCACGTCAGCCCCACAGTCACCAAAGGCCTCCATGTTGCCAAGCAAGCGACGGGGGGAGCTGTCAAAGTCAGCCAGTTTCTAG TGGACGGGGTGTGTACGGTTGCTGGCTGCGTGGGTCGAGAGTTGGCTCCACATGTGAAAAAACATGGAGGCAAGCTGATCCCAGAGTCTATGAGGAAAGACAAGGATGGGCGTTCCAACATAGATGGCGCCATGGTGGTGGCTGCCAGTGGAGTGCAAG GATTTGCGACTATGTGGACTGGTTTGGAAGTAGCAGCAAAGAACATTACTACGAGTGTAGCATCAGAGACAGTCACCACTGTAAAACATAA ATTTAGGGGTCTACAAAACATCTTTGACCCACCTAATGagaagaaat GTACggggcagcagcaggacaaGCCACAGACCACGCTGTCAATTCTGCCATTAATGTCGGTATCACTGCCTTCAATGTTGACAACCTGGGGATCAAAGCTGTGGTGA
- the spartb gene encoding spartin b isoform X1, which yields MEKAKQVAFDNARLQVIKDGYERAFECINKGLTLDEAGDKAQALELYKRGRQHLLRAISVPSQGEECVGSSWESARQMQQKMQETLNNITTRLAILETSSDLESAPTLNASSVPGPGATDMSAEGLYPNLPTKKKPERPAPPNPLPANDQAAGAVGGMPACSSEGLPLSPTRQAVLPTEQPPAYSPQAADGHLAISYGTDAGEMSLVGDEFYSRTSNSTPSPQSVGEEGEELLYIPHGVQIFFVTPEGQVSAPSYPGYLRLVKFTSDHSDRMPNRPPAFLQVCDWLYPLLAMDSPVLLCNTGVFMFPDMMAPAPGYYVGVVLSSELPAADRVLFQDLLSRMTDLRVQAPDEAADTINLSQKVAIATPEETAPAETEEDKALPEWSEKVASGILTGASWLSWGLVKGAEFTGKAIHKGASKLREHITPEDKPAHVSPTVTKGLHVAKQATGGAVKVSQFLVDGVCTVAGCVGRELAPHVKKHGGKLIPESMRKDKDGRSNIDGAMVVAASGVQGFATMWTGLEVAAKNITTSVASETVTTVKHKYGAAAGQATDHAVNSAINVGITAFNVDNLGIKAVVKRTGKHTAQAILEDYKLQEKPENEKQVEKSGK from the exons ATGGAGAAAGCTAAACAAGTTGCATTCGACAACGCCAGACTTCAAGTGATCAAAGATGGCTATGAGAGGGCCTTTGAGTGCATCAATAAAGGACTCACTTTAGACGAAGCTGGAGACAAGGCACAGGCCCTGGAGCTCTACAAGCGGGGGCGACAGCACCTCCTCAGGGCCATCAGTGTGCCCTCACAGGGGGAGGAGTGTGTCGGCAGCTCCTGGGAATCAGCCAGACAGATGCAGCAGAAGATGCAGGAGACACTGAACAACATCACCACTCGCCTGGCCATACTAGAGACCAGCTCTGACCTTGAATCTGCACCTACACTGAACGCAAGCAGTGTGCCTGGCCCTGGTGCTACAGACATGTCTGCAGAAGGTCTCTACCCAAATCTTCCCACCAAAAAGAAGCCAGAGAGGCCAGCTCCACCAAACCCACTGCCTGCTAATGACCAAGCAGCAGGAGCTGTAGGAGGCATGCCTGCATGCAGTAGTGAGGGTCTACCTCTCTCACCTACCAGACAGGCTGTGCTTCCAACCGAACAGCCTCCAGCTTACTCTCCTCAGGCGGCTGACGGCCATCTAGCTATCTCATATGGAACAGATGCAGGGGAAATGTCATTGGTTGGTGATGAGTTCTACAGTCGCACATCTAACTCAACACCATCTCCCCAGAGTGTgggtgaagagggagaggagctgctgtATATCCCTCACGGTGTACAGATATTCTTTGTCACGCCTGAAGGGCAGGTGAGCGCCCCGTCGTACCCGGGCTACCTGCGGCTTGTGAAGTTTACTAGTGATCACTCTGACAGAATGCCCAACCGACCACCAGCATTTCTGCag GTGTGTGATTGGCTGTACCCTCTCTTGGCCATGGACTCTCCAGTGTTGCTGTGCAACactggtgtgtttatgtttccGGACATGATGGCGCCAGCTCCAGGCTATTATGTCGGGGTGGTGTTGTCCTctgagctgcctgctgcggACAGAGTGCTGTTCCAGGACCTGCTGTCCCGGATGACAGATCTCAGGGTTCAg GCTCCAGATGAAGCTGCAGACACCATTAATCTCAGTCAGAAGGTGGCCATTGCTACACCCGAGGAGACTGCACCAGCggagacagaggaggataaGGCTCTGCCTGAGTGGAGTGAAAAGGTGGCAAGTGGGATCCTTACAG GTGCGTCCTGGCTAAGCTGGGGCCTGGTGAAGGGAGCTGAGTTCACAGGCAAGGCCATTCACAAAGGAGCATCCAAACTCCGAGAACACATCACTCCAGAGGACAAACCCGCCCACGTCAGCCCCACAGTCACCAAAGGCCTCCATGTTGCCAAGCAAGCGACGGGGGGAGCTGTCAAAGTCAGCCAGTTTCTAG TGGACGGGGTGTGTACGGTTGCTGGCTGCGTGGGTCGAGAGTTGGCTCCACATGTGAAAAAACATGGAGGCAAGCTGATCCCAGAGTCTATGAGGAAAGACAAGGATGGGCGTTCCAACATAGATGGCGCCATGGTGGTGGCTGCCAGTGGAGTGCAAG GATTTGCGACTATGTGGACTGGTTTGGAAGTAGCAGCAAAGAACATTACTACGAGTGTAGCATCAGAGACAGTCACCACTGTAAAACATAA GTACggggcagcagcaggacaaGCCACAGACCACGCTGTCAATTCTGCCATTAATGTCGGTATCACTGCCTTCAATGTTGACAACCTGGGGATCAAAGCTGTGGTGAAAAGGACTGGCAAACACACAGCGCAGGCGATTTTGGAAGACTACAAGCTTCAGGAAAAACCAGAGAACGAGAAGCAAGTGGAGAAATCGGGCAAATAG